A portion of the Oncorhynchus nerka isolate Pitt River linkage group LG27, Oner_Uvic_2.0, whole genome shotgun sequence genome contains these proteins:
- the LOC115111781 gene encoding calcium-activated potassium channel subunit alpha-1-like: MVTASNYTYTTPPTFAPHIYWHIPMAMKIPHTYPPISHTHCLYRGHRLWWAFLLSSLSVFLAGLLALLLWKVAHRGFNSIGIFRPRRQRWAHRQMVLIFCFNIGSIVTYITLSTDPVESCMKEYSIAFLIDLSFNICHLLYFGLRFLAAQDKLMVWVDLRSLVDFFTIAPSFVTLFSRRAWLGLRFIRALHILELPVVLQILNVFNSNSTTLKLSRLVAILTGTLLTSAGFIHLLENSGDPWLDFSNPQPLHYFECVYFLVVTMSTVGYGDVELRTTLGRLFVIIFIFIGLGLFANFVPEVVQIIINRKRFDGSFTGVSGKTHVVVCGHITLSSASAFMKDFLHEDRGEVDVKVLFLGNFRPNQELEAFFLRWFLKVTFYQGSVMQRRDMERVKMHKAGACLIICDRFTSDQHKEDAANLMRVISIKQYCPNTRIIVQMLKHNSKAFLQNVPNWDWSRGDAVICLAELKLGFMSQSCLVPGLSTLLTNLFTMQSEIEQDGDTWQNLYREGLYNEIYTEHLSPSFIGMSFAQASKLCFLKLRLLLIGIEYQSGDQDFNVLVNPPSHIKIKLWTLGFLIASNASDARRASMYCSVCHRDIKDLPRMRPCRCTEQKDVSSNTSAMSLGFRRPSLGVLPFSPEGETLRERECVWEQQQQEEQQEVGLDSTGLFHWCPPVPLKDISLTRQSASILALQDHVVVCVFGDGGSSLLGLGDFMMPLRASSLTAPELRTVVFLGDPHYFSREWPNIQYFPHIYFLPGSPLCGADLRALSVERCAMVVVLSSLSSSSDIEPSMQDKETIHFCVNLYHICFSPEPGPHCTLSHTQSHGHGQGLELGHGFGGHNHGPSHDTLDFSHIPTIPEKAHSAGTTVPLLVELVNSSNVCFVNEADSQEDSSSLTLSQAFSVGSVFSVDLLDSLMAATYFNANVPGLICTLVTGGDTPLLEAQLAEDNQLRGGEMSVKMWALRQRSKLAQLALQDEPLCSLACEDFKELFCQALDSLEILCFGLYRLLDPPNPSMKRFVITNPSAELPLLPSDRVFCSVPFHQSHLLTLRRAKTISHRL; encoded by the exons ATGGTGACTGCCTCCAATTACACCTACACCACCCCGCCCACCTTTGCTCCACACATTTATTGGCACATCCCCATGGCCATGAAGATCCCCCACACTTATCCTCCCATTTCCCACACCCACTGCCTCTACCGGGGGCACAGGCTGTGGtgggccttcctcctctcctccctctctgtcttcctggcGGGGCTGCTGGCCCTGCTGCTCTGGAAGGTTGCTCACAGAGGGTTCAATAGCATTGGGATTTTCAGACCCCGACGACAGCGCTGGGCACATAGACAG ATGGTGCTGATATTCTGTTTCAACATCGGCTCCATCGTGACCTATATCACCCTCTCTACTGA CCCAGTAGAGTCCTGCATGAAAGAATACAGCATAGCTTTCCTCATTGATTTGAGCTTCAACATCTGCCACCTTCTGTATTTTGGGCTCAGG TTTTTGGCGGCCCAGGATAAGCTGATGGTTTGGGTTGACTTGAGATCCCTGGTGGATTTTTTCACCATTGCTCCTTCCTTTGTTACCCTGTTTTCCCGTCGAGCCTGGCTGG GTCTGAGGTTCATCAGAGCTCTGCACATACTGGAGTTACCAGTCGTTCTGCAGATTCTCAACGTCTTCAACAGCAACAG CACCACTCTGAAACTCTCCCGCCTGGTTGCCATCCTAACAGGCACACTGCTGACCTCAGCTGGTTTCATCCACCTG CTGGAGAACTCAGGTGACCCCTGGCTGGACTTCTCCAACCCCCAACCTCTCCACTACTTTGAGTGTGTTTACTTCCTGGTTGTTACCATGTCAACGGTGGGCTATGGTGACGTGGAGTTGAGGACGACCCTGGGACGCCTCTTCGTCATCATCTTCATCTTTATTGGACTG ggtCTGTTTGCCAACTTTGTCCCAGAGGTGGTTCAGATCATCATCAACAGGAAGAGGTTTGATGGAAGCTTCACGGGTGTCTCAGGCAAGAC ccatgtggtggtgtgtggtcaCATCACTCTGAGCAGCGCCTCTGCCTTCATGAAAGATTTTCTACACGAGGACAGGGGAGAGGTCGACGTCAAGGTGCTCTTCCTGGGAAA CTTCCGTCCTAACCAGGAGCTGGAGGCTTTCTTCCTGAGGTGGTTCCTGAAGGTCACCTTCTACCAGGGCTCAGTGATGcagaggagagacatggagagagttaAG ATGCATAAAGCAGGAGCTTGCCTGATCATCTGTGACAGGTTCACCTCAGACCAGCATAAGGAGGACGCTGCCAATCTCATGAG GGTGATCTCCATCAAACAGTATTGTCCCAACACCAGGATTATAGTTCAGATGTTGAAGCACAACAGTAAG GCGTTCCTGCAGAACGTGCCTAACTGGGACTGGAGTCGAGGTGATGCAGTAATCTGCCTGGCAGAGCTCAAACTGGGTTTCATGTCTCAGAGCTGCCTGGTGCCTGGCCTCTCCACGCTGTTGACCAACCTGTTCACCATGCAGAGTGAGATCGAG CAGGACGGAGACACCTGGCAGAACCTGTACAGAGAGGGCCTCTACAATGAGATCTACACAGAGCACCTGTCCCCCTCCTTCATAGGGATGTCCTTCGCTCAGGCCAGCAA gCTATGTTTCCTGAAGCTGAGGTTGCTGTTGATTGGGATTGAGTATCAGAGCGGAGACCAAGATTTCAA TGTGTTGGTGAATCCTCCCAgtcacatcaaaataaagctgtgGACTCTGGGTTTCCTCATAGCCAGCAATGCCAGTGATGCCAGAAG GGCGAGTATGTACTGCTCTGTGTGTCACAGAGACATCAAGGATTTGCCCAGGATGAGACCCTGCAGGTGCACTGAGCAGAAAGATG TCTCATCTAACACCTCCGCCATGAGTCTAGGCTTCAGACGTCCATCACTGGGAGTTCTGCCCTTCAG CCCAGAGGGAGAGACTCTtcgagagagggagtgtgtgtgggagcagcagcagcaggaggagcagcaggaggTGGGGCTGGACTCTACAGGACTGTTCCACTGGTGCCCACCTGTTCCCCTGAAGGACATCTCACTG ACCAGACAGAGTGCCAGTATCCTGGCACTGCAGGACCACGTGGTGGTGTGTGTCTTTGGGGACGGGGGCTCCAGCCTGCTGGGCCTGGGGGACTTCATGATGCCGCTGAGGGCCAGCAGCCTGACGGCCCCAGAGCTGAGGACGGTTGTCTTCCTGGGAGACCCACACTACTTCAGCAGGGAGTGGCCCAACATACAATACTTCCCCCACATCTACTTCCTGCCT GGCTCTCCTCTGTGTGGGGCAGACCTGCGTGCGTTGAGTGTGGAGCGCTGTGCCATGGTGGTGGTCCTCAGCTCTCTGTCCAGCTCCAGCGACATTGAGCCCTCCATGCAGGATAAGGAGACCATCCACTTCTGTGTCAACCTCTACCACATCTGCTTCAGCCCCGAACCAGGCCCACACTGCACACTCAGTCACACTCAAAGTCACGGCCACGGACAGGGGCTGGAGCTTGGTCATGGGTTTGGTGGTCATAACCATGGTCCGAGCCACG aCACACTAGACTTTTCCCACATCCCTACGATACCCGAGAAGGCTCACAGCGCCGGCACCACTGTCCCTCTGCTGGTAGAGCTGG TGAACAGCTCTAACGTGTGCTTTGTGAACGAGGCGGACAGCCAAGAGGACTCCTCcagcctgaccctgagccaggCCTTCTCTGTAGGCTCCGTCTTCTCTGTCGACCTACTGGACTCTCTCATGGCAGCC ACGTACTTCAACGCCAACGTGCCTGGTCTGATCTGTACGCTGGTGACGGGTGGCGACACCCCCTTACTGGAGGCCCAGCTGGCAGAGGACAACCAGCTGCGGGGAGGGGAGATGTCCGTGAAGATGTGGGCGCTGCGCCAACGCTCCAAactggcacagctggcactgcaggatGAGCCTCTCTGTAGCCTCGCT TGTGAGGACTTCAAGGAGTTGTTCTGCCAGGCTCTGGACTCGTTGGAGATCCTGTGTTTTGGGCTGTATCGCCTGCTGGACCCACCTAACCCCTCCATGAAGAG GTTTGTAATCACCAACCCGTCAGCAGAGCTCCCGTTGTTGCCTTCAGACAGAGTCTTCTGCTCTGTACCCTTCCACCAGAGTCACCTGCTCACCCTGAGGAGAGCCAAGACCATCAGTCACCGCCTATGA